The genomic window TTTCTAAATAAATTTGCCGGTGATGCTAATTTTTATATCTTGCATAAAGAAAAGTTTGATATCATAACTTCCTTTTCAGTACTACATTGGATATCAAATAACGATAAAGTGTTAAAAGGAATGTTCACTGCTCTTAAGCCGAACGGTATTTGTTATTTAAGATTAGCCTCAAAAGGGGGCGATCCTGTTCAGGATATTGCTGACAGATTGGTTAAAAGTGCAAAGTGGAAAGCTTATTTTACCAACTTTAAAAGTCATATGAAACGTTTTACAGTAGGGGAATATGCTGCATTGCTCGAAAAAAATAACTTTCAGATAGTAAGTATCGGTAATGTAGAAGATAAAAATTTTTTAAATAATACCGCACAATTAAAGATGCAAATAAAAAGCTGGCTACCTTATTATCATCATTTAAAAAGTATTAATAGCTTAGAGGCAGATAAGTTTGTTAATGAAATTGTCGATGTTTATATATCAAAATTCCCTGTTAATCAAAATGGTAGTGTGATTTTATATGATCATAATCTGGAAATTGTTGCTACCAAACCGGCTGCTTAAGTATTCATTAATAATATACACCTTAAGTCTATTTACCTTTTTTACCTTTATCCCTTATAGCTTGTTTTTTAGAGTTTAATGCTCGCTGCTTTAGTTGTTTAGCTTTTACTGAATAGTTCTGAGCAGACTTTTTAGTCGGTTGTCTATTTTTCATATGTCCTCAG from Candidatus Jidaibacter acanthamoeba includes these protein-coding regions:
- a CDS encoding class I SAM-dependent methyltransferase; translated protein: MKKIFFLLLILSSLNAFAGASKRWYADNYAENALLQQSWATKFFFQDYIFQGDESILDIGSGIGNITAMMANYVPHGYVIGIDSDEAVVNIAKQDYKYIKNLSFLNKFAGDANFYILHKEKFDIITSFSVLHWISNNDKVLKGMFTALKPNGICYLRLASKGGDPVQDIADRLVKSAKWKAYFTNFKSHMKRFTVGEYAALLEKNNFQIVSIGNVEDKNFLNNTAQLKMQIKSWLPYYHHLKSINSLEADKFVNEIVDVYISKFPVNQNGSVILYDHNLEIVATKPAA